A genome region from Triticum aestivum cultivar Chinese Spring chromosome 2B, IWGSC CS RefSeq v2.1, whole genome shotgun sequence includes the following:
- the LOC123038794 gene encoding probable amidase At4g34880 — MQAEFKLSINAYLADFVCSPAHSLADIIVFNNQHPEQERMKDFGQDGLIAAQNTKDIDPVEREAIQRLKELSANGLEKLMKEHQLNATGGSRQPWEVTCSGCSRVKLLLRTKTHAAHWIAQGSDGVERAYFFSLEPVYSACQFVFGLSA; from the exons ATGCAGGCAGAGTTCAAGCTGAGCATAAACGCCTACTTGGCAGACTTTGTCTGCTCCCCGGCCCATTCGCTAGCAGACATCATAGTTTTCAACAACCAGCATCCTGAGCAG GAGCGGATGAAAGATTTTGGGCAGGACGGCCTTATCGCAGCCCAAAATACAAAGGACATTGACCCCGTGGAAAGAGAGGCAATACAACGGCTAAAGGAACTATCAGCTAATGGGCTGGAGAAGCTGATGAAGGAGCACCAACTAAATGCGACAGGAGGATCTAGACAACCTTGGGAGGTTACCTGCTCTGGGTGTTCTCGAGTTAAGCTGCTCCTACGCACGAAAACGCATGCTGCACATTG GATCGCGCAGGGCAGCGATGGGGTGGAACGGGCATATTTCTTTTCTCTTGAACCTGTTTATTCAGCATG TCAGTTCGTGTTTGGGTTGTCtgcttag
- the LOC123040040 gene encoding cysteine-rich receptor-like protein kinase 10 → MAGSGASPSPAAAPTSDLQFRCPGCRGLHTVPPGITEFICPRCRMGQRLPRAHIPRPAKASPAPPPPPTPPPDAPRPQPQPTHPPPPPPSASLRSGPRAQDVDRTKIQLPCPCCKAILNVPHDLAGFRCPHCNVDIPKIQHSLAPATPGFVPPPPPAPPVQMPHMPFLPMAPPSEPPEDINEMFLQLSLGLPHPDPAVETPSLSVVQPREPTYSLTIMDEFTKALCRSQIGATVYACQTGSKPPLPFQYLKDITSNFSNDRILGKGGFGVVYKGLLENGEIIAVKKLLHTLPDSETQFENEVNLLMKLDHQNIVRLLGYCYETRRVHTPHEGDFVFVWNTESLLCLECLPKGSLNSYISDASSGLDWHTCCKIIEGISFGLQYLHEHPNVPIIHLDLKPANILLDGNMVPKITDFGLSRLFDQSRTMHTKNNIGTRGYMPPEYVDRGIITPMSDIFSLGVIIMEVITGHRDYPYDIKKSSEDFIERELLKWRNRLQEEPECTSLETDCQQIQRCLQIGLICVNPERIKRPTMNKVVDMLQGLESMNWYISNELTLPKDHV, encoded by the exons ATGGCCGGCAGCGGCGCTTCTCCTTCTCCGGCGGCCGCCCCCACCTCGGACCTACAGTTCCGCTGCCCCGGCTGCCGCGGCCTTCACACCGTGCCCCCCGGCATAACCGAGTTCATCTGCCCCAGGTGCCGCATGGGGCAGCGCCTCCCCCGAGCTCATATCCCCCGCCCCGCCAAGGCATCCCctgctccgcctccgcctcccactcctcctcctgatGCTCCTCGGCCTCAGCCTCAGCCCACgcacccccctcctcctcccccctccgctTCCCTGCGCTCCGGCCCGCGAGCGCAGGACGTTGACCGCACAAAGATCCAGCTCCCCTGCCCGTGCTGCAAGGCCATCCTCAACGTGCCGCACGACCTCGCCGGCTTCCGCTGCCCGCACTGCAACGTCGACATCCCCAAGATCCAGCATTCCCTTGCCCCTGCCACCCCTGGATTCGTCCCTCCACCTCCGCCGGCGCCTCCAGTTCAGATGCCGCACATGCCGTTCCTGCCGATGGCCCCGCCGTCCGAACCACCTGAGGATATCAATGAG ATGTTTCTGCAGCTATCCCTTGGTCTTCCTCATCCGGATCCAGCGGTAGAGACTCCATCTTTGTCAGTGGTGCAACCTCGTGAACCTACTTACAGTTTGACGATTATGGATGAATTTACAAAGGCATTGTGTCGCTCACAAATTGGAGCAACAGTGTATGCTTGTCAG ACGGGATCCAAACCACCCCTGCCATTTCAGTATTTGAAAGACATCACAAGCAACTTTAGTAATGATCGAATACTTGGCAAAGGTGGTTTTGGTGTGGTATATAAG GGTCTGCTGGAAAATGGGGAAATAATTGCAGTGAAGAAACTTTTACATACATTGCCGGACTCAGAGACACAATTTGAGAACGAGGTTAATCTTCTAATGAAACTAGACCACCAAAATATTGTGCGACTACTAGGCTACTGCTATGAAACACGTCGTGTACATACGCCTCATGAAGGAGATTTCGTTTTTGTTTGGAACACTGAAAGTTTGCTTTGCTTGGAATGTTTGCCTAAAGGAAGTCTTAACAGTTACATTTCAG ATGCATCTTCTGGACTTGATTGGCACACATGCTGCAAAATAATTGAGGGGATTTCCTTTGGTCTACAGTACCTTCACGAGCACCCTAATGTGCCCATTATTCACCTGGACCTAAAACCTGCGAACATATTGCTTGATGGAAATATGGTGCCGAAAATTACAGACTTTGGTCTGTCAAGATTGTTTGATCAAAGTCGAACTATGCATACCAAAAATAACATTGGGACAAG AGGTTACATGCCACCAGAGTATGTTGACAGAGGTATAATCACACCTATGTCAGACATATTCAGTTTGGGTGTAATAATCATGGAGGTAATAACAGGACACAGGGACTACCCATATGATATTAAAAAAAGTTCGGAGGACTTCATCGAGCGT GAACTTTTAAAATGGAGAAATAGGCTGCAAGAAGAACCAGAGTGTACATCGCTAGAAACAGATTGCCAACAAATACAAAGATGCCTTCAGATAGGTCTAATCTGTGTGAATCCTGAGCGGATCAAAAGGCCTACAATGAATAAAGTTGTCGATATGCTTCAAGGGTTGGAAAGTATGAACTGGTACATTAGCAACGAATTAACATTGCCTAAAGACCATGTTTGA